The Bacillus sp. FJAT-27916 genomic interval AGCCAAACGGATAGCTGGACGCAGGTAGTCAGAGAAGACAAAGAATGTACCGCCGTACACATGGAGTCCTCCATGAAGCGCCATACCATTCAACGCAGCACCCATTCCAAATTCACGTACACCAAACCAAATGTTGCGTCCATCATAAGCTCCTGGAAGGAAATCCTTCTCGCCATTCAGCATCGTTTTGTTTGAACCAGCCAAGTCAGCGGAACCTCCGAATAAGGATGGTACATTTTTCGCAATGGCGTTCAGCACTTCGCCGCCGGAATTACGTGTTGCAACAGCCTTGCCTGCTTCATAAACAGGAATGTCTTTATCCCAGCCTTCTGGAAGCTCACCATTGATAGCTGTTTCAAGCTGAGCAGCAAGCTCTGGATACTCTTCCTTATAGCTTGCGAATAATTGGTTCCATTCCTCTTCTTTCTTAGCGCCTGTTTCAATAACTGTATCTTTGAATGTCTCATATACTTCTTCAGGTACATAGAAATCTTCTTCGAATGTCCATTTATAGTATTCTTTCGTCAGCTTCATTTCATCTTCGCCAAGCGGAGCGCCATGCACGGCAGATTTACCGGATTTATTCGGTGCTCCATAACCAATAACTGTTTTAACTTCAATCATAGTTGGACGATCAAGATCTGTTTTTGCCTCTTCCAGCGCTTTGGCAATCTCACTCAAATCATTGCCGTCTTCTACGCGGATATATTGCCAGCCATACGCCTTAAAGCGGTCCGCTACGCTTTCAGAGAAGCTCATGTTCAATTCCCCATCAAGGGAGATGTCATTTGAATCATATAGAACGACTAAACGGCCAAGCTTCAAGTGTGCAGCCAATGAAGCTGCTTCTGCAGATACGCCTTCCATTAAGTCGCCATCTCCACAGATGCTGTATGTATAATGGTCGACTACTTCATAGTTCTCTTTGTTGTAAGTTGCGGCTAAATGACGTTCAGCCATGGCCATCCCAACAGCCATTGCAATCCCTTGTCCTAGTGGACCAGTCGTTGCTTCAACCCCGCGAGTGTGGCCATATTCCGGGTGGCCAGGTGTTTTAGAATCCCATTGACGGAAATTCTTGATTTCTTCCATATCAAGTCCATATCCGGATAAGTGAAGAAGACTGTATAAAAGCATGGATCCATGTCCTGCAGACAACACAAAACGGTCACGGTTGAACCATTCTGGATTATTTGGGTTATGGTTCATGAAACGAGTCCATAATGTGTAGGCCATAGGCGCAGCGCCCATCGGCATCCCTGGGTGACCAGAATTGGCTTTTTCGATTGCATCAATTGAAAGTGTACGAATAGCTGTAATCGCTAATTGATCCTTTTCAGTAAACATAGTCAGTCTACATCCTTTCCGATTAACATACTTCAGTCTTACTATAAATGAAACAAAGTTATATTGACAACATTATTTACCCAATTCTACAGAATTGACAAAAATTTCAACGAAGAGTGGAAGCTCCTACTATCTCTTACCCATTAATGAAGTCTTTTATTGCGAATTTGCTTAACCTTTTCCGGTGTCACGTCATTTCCTTCTGGGTCAATGATGGTTACTCCCTCAATTGTCTTTCTCATGGAAGCACGGAAAGCCTCTAAATATTCAGCGCGCAGCAAGGATTGTTCCTTCGCTTCCTCTGTTGTAAGGCTGCCTTCCTTCGCCTTCTTGGATAATTCATTAATTCGATTAATTTTGCTTTTTGGCAGCATGTATATTGCTCCTTTTCCTAAAAAATCAATTACTGACATCGTATAGAAAAACCGACACTATTTCAAGAAGTATCTATTATACATGCTTTTGTTTTTCGGCATGCTCCGCATAGCGGCGATGAACCGTCGCTTTTGAGACCTCATAGCCTCTGCGATTTAAATTCTCCGTAATCTCGGCAAATGTCAGCCCTTTGATTCTGAGTGCGATGATCTCTTGGATTGGGACCTCTGAACGCTCCCTGCCGCCGCCGACATGCTGATTCGACAAATTCTT includes:
- the tkt gene encoding transketolase, with amino-acid sequence MFTEKDQLAITAIRTLSIDAIEKANSGHPGMPMGAAPMAYTLWTRFMNHNPNNPEWFNRDRFVLSAGHGSMLLYSLLHLSGYGLDMEEIKNFRQWDSKTPGHPEYGHTRGVEATTGPLGQGIAMAVGMAMAERHLAATYNKENYEVVDHYTYSICGDGDLMEGVSAEAASLAAHLKLGRLVVLYDSNDISLDGELNMSFSESVADRFKAYGWQYIRVEDGNDLSEIAKALEEAKTDLDRPTMIEVKTVIGYGAPNKSGKSAVHGAPLGEDEMKLTKEYYKWTFEEDFYVPEEVYETFKDTVIETGAKKEEEWNQLFASYKEEYPELAAQLETAINGELPEGWDKDIPVYEAGKAVATRNSGGEVLNAIAKNVPSLFGGSADLAGSNKTMLNGEKDFLPGAYDGRNIWFGVREFGMGAALNGMALHGGLHVYGGTFFVFSDYLRPAIRLAALMNLPVTYVFTHDSIAVGEDGPTHEPIEHLAALRAMPNVSLIRPADSNEVAAAWKAALTSKNKPTALVLSRQNLMTLPLSAKLAGEGVQKGAYVVSPAKKDQADAILLASGSEVGLAVQAQGVLAGEGIDVSVVSIPSFDRFEEQSAEYKESVLPKSVKKRLAIELGTSFGWERYTGDEGRVLTMDRFGASAPGDLLMEKFGFTPSNVVSIVKDMLK
- a CDS encoding DUF896 domain-containing protein, whose translation is MLPKSKINRINELSKKAKEGSLTTEEAKEQSLLRAEYLEAFRASMRKTIEGVTIIDPEGNDVTPEKVKQIRNKRLH